One segment of Setaria viridis chromosome 4, Setaria_viridis_v4.0, whole genome shotgun sequence DNA contains the following:
- the LOC140222537 gene encoding uncharacterized protein, whose amino-acid sequence MMASSPSPAACCSPTTHRPSSSTCCRGLGPPAAIRVLVHGHHAEKRRRGHPPPCALPDPQAAAALLAVAGTVGVAATILLRSSPRREQQQQEEEEVEVVVVAEQSECPDCGGTGLCGLCKGEGFVFKQLPEEAATKARKAAKNMATRYTAGLPTKWTYCNRCSSTRSCTTCRGSGTIKPITSTT is encoded by the exons ATGATGGCCTCCTCGCCCTCCCCTGCTGCTTGTTGCTCACCGACGACCCACCGGCCCTCTTCCTCCACCTGCTGTCGCGGCCTCGGCCCCCCCGCTGCTATTCGTGTCCTCGTCCATGGTCATCATGcagagaagcggcggcgagggcaTCCGCCGCCTTGTGCTCTCCCAGACCCCCAAGCTGCTGCGGCGCTACTTGCCGTCGCCGGGACAGTCGGGGTCGCGGCCACAATCCTGCTTCGCTCTTCTCCCCggcgagagcagcagcagcaggaggaggaggaggttgaggtggtggtggttgcaGAGCAGTCGGAGTGCCCGGACTGCGGCGGGACGGGGCTGTGCGGGCTCTGCAAAGGGGAGGGCTTCGTCTTCAAGCAGCTGCCCGAGGAGGCGGCCACCAAGGCACGCAAGGCCGCCAAGAACATGGCCACAAGATACACAGCAGG GCTGCCCACCAAGTGGACCTACTGCAACAGATGCTCCTCCAcccgctcctgcacaacctgccgAGGCTCCGGCACAATCAAACCAATTACTAGTACTACTTAG
- the LOC117853126 gene encoding tetraspanin-18, with translation MMMMGRRSGEGGRSRQGLGWAACCLGFLLKLLAFLQAFAAVSAILYAAWILSRWARHHHLHLQDLLPGLWFPSLVMAAGLFYCILLLAGYLAAEINTGCCLCFYTIPAMAMMLLEAALAAHLTINEHWIQDLPDDRTGELHNLLSFIHNNLDLCRWVALAIFATQALSLFLAMILRAMLSARTMDYDSDEDFVVIRRPLLVAQAPPPYLPTTVDTRGFRPDLWSSRMRQKYGLNTSDYTYNTVDANAAPPQ, from the exons atgatgatgatgggtcGCCGGAGCGGAGAAGGCGGCCGTAGCAGACAAGGCCTGGGCTGGGCTGCGTGCTGCCTGGGATTCCTGCTCAAGCTGCTCGCCTTCCTCCAGGccttcgccgccgtctccgccatcCTCTACGCCGCCTGGATCCTCTCCCGCTGGGCGcgtcaccaccacctccacctccaggacctcctccccggcctctGGTTTCCATCGCTCGTCATGGCGGCGGGACTCTTCTACTGCATCCTGCTCCTCGCGGGCTACCTGGCGGCCGAGATCAACACCGGATGCTGCCTCTGCTTC TACACCATCCCGGCCATGGCTATGATGCTGCTCGAAGCTGCCCTCGCCGCTCATCTCACCATCAACGAGCACTGGATCCAG GACCTGCCCGATGACCGCACCGGCGAACTCCACAACTTGCTCTCCTTCATCCACAATAACCTCGACCTATGCAGATGGGTTGCTCTTGCCATCTTCGCCACGCAG GCACTCTCACTGTTCTTGGCCATGATTTTACGAGCCATGCTGTCTGCCCGGACCATGGACTACGACAGTGATGAAGACTTTGTGGTCATAAGGAGGCCGCTCCTCGTTGCCCAAGCTCCTCCGCCTTATCTTCCCACCACAGTTGATACCAGAGGTTTCCGTCCAGACCTCTGGAGCTCAAGAATGAGACAGAAG TATGGATTGAACACAAGTGACTACACCTACAACACAGTGGATGCAAATGCAGCACCGCCTCAGTGA